A region of Anguilla anguilla isolate fAngAng1 chromosome 18, fAngAng1.pri, whole genome shotgun sequence DNA encodes the following proteins:
- the LOC118218047 gene encoding polyunsaturated fatty acid 5-lipoxygenase-like isoform X1, whose amino-acid sequence MHCYTVTVATGDDFFSGTDARIYLTLVGTERCSKKTLLDNFFRNDYERRAVDRFDIEVAEDLGEIVLVKIEDRKNIVKNDWYCRYIKVKTPSGETLEFPCYRWVVNDQEVVLRDGRARLPQDDKTSLLKEHRRKELETRKKTYRWREWQPGLPMSIDAHTYKELPLDVQFDSKKTTDFTINYYNAIGNLGLNKFMEKFQSSWDDLDDFKEIFVTISSTPAEYVMQHWKEDFVFAYQFLNGCNPVMIRKCTKLPAKFPVTHEMVEFCLERHLTLEEEIEAGNIYIVDYEIMENITPNRTDPSTSQYLAAPICLLYKNTKNKIQPIAIQLGQNPGENSPIFLPNDEDCDWTLAKMWVRSSDFSVHQTITHLLRTHLISEVFGIAMFRQLPAVHPVYKLIIPHIRFTIAINTKGRVEVLGKNGIFDKANGVGDEGFVELVQKAMKTFTYQSMVFPETIKARGMEDLPDYFYRDDGNKVWEAIKSFVEDIVHIYYKSDNVVQKDEEIQAFVKDVCMFGFQNRDNSGFPKSLKNRKQLVEYLTIIIFNASAQHAAVNFGQFDWNSWIPNCPSTMRKPPPTKKGVATTAYIIESLPDRGRTSWHLGASWALSRFQDNELFLGMYTDKHFVETPVKEAMEKYRKKLTEVVHLIQARNKGKNLPYCLLSPDRIPNSVAM is encoded by the exons ATGCATTGCTACACTGTGACAGTTGCCACCGGTGACGACTTTTTTTCTGGCACCGATGCTCGCATTTACCTCACCTTGGTAGGAACAGAGAGATGCAGCAAGAAAACTTTATTGGACAATTTTTTCCGTAATGATTATGAAAGAAGGGCG GTGGACAGGTTTGACATTGAAGTGGCTGAGGACCTTGGGGAAATCGTGCTGGTGAAGATTGAGGACAGAAAGAACATTGTGAAAAATGACTGGTACTGCAGGTACATCAAAGTGAAGACCCCAAGCGGAGAGACTTTGGAGTTCCCCTGTTACAGATGGGTGGTCAATGACCAGGAAGTGGTCCTCAGAGATGGTCGGG CACGTTTGCCGCAAGACGACAAAACCAGCCTTTTGAAAGAGCACAGACGCAAAGAGCTGGAAACCAGGAAGAAGACGTACAG atggagagagtggCAACCAGGTTTACCCATGAGCATAGATGCACATACCTACAAGGAGCTTCCATTGGACGTCCAGTTTGACAGTAAGAAAACAACGGACTTCACCATCAACTACTATAACGC GATTGGGAACCTTGGACTGAACAAATTCATGGAAAAGTTCCAGAGCTCCTGGGATGACTTAGATGATTTTAAGGAGATATTTGTGACGATCTCCAGCACACCCGCAG AGTACGTGATGCAGCACTGGAAGGAGGACTTCGTGTTCGCATACCAGTTTCTCAACGGCTGCAACCCTGTGATGATCCGAAAGTGCACCAAGCTGCCAGCCAAGTTCCCCGTCACCCATGAGATGGTGGAGTTCTGCTTGGAGCGACACCTCACTCTGGAAGAGGAAATCGAG GCAGGAAACATTTACATTGTTGACTATGAGATCATGGAAAATATCACACCCAACAGGACAGACCCATCCACATCTCAGTATTTGGCTGCCCCAATCTGCCTGCTGTACAAGAACACCAAGAACAAAATCCAGCCAATTGCTATTCAG CTGGGACAAAATCCTGGGGAGAACAGTCCAATTTTCCTCCCGAATGATGAGGATTGTGACTGGACCCTGGCGAAGATGTGGGTGCGATCGTCCGACTTCAGTGTCCACCAAACCATCACGCACCTCCTGCGCACTCACCTGATCTCTGAGGTCTTTGGGATAGCCATGTTCCGCCAGCTTCCAGCTGTCCATCCTGTGTACAAG CTGATCATACCCCATATCCGCTTCACCATTGCCATAAACACCAAAGGCAGGGTGGAGGTCCTTGGGAAAAACGGCATCTTTGACAAG GCCAATGGGGTTGGTGATGAAGGCTTTGTTGAGCTGGTGCAGAAGGCCATGAAGACATTCACATACCAATCGATGGTTTTCCCAGAAACCATAAAAGCCAGGGGAATGGAGGACCTTCCTGATTACTTCTACAGAGACGATGGAAATAAGGTCTGGGAGGCCATCAAAAG CTTTGTAGAAGACATCGTGCACATCTACTACAAGAGTGACAATGTGGTTCAAAAGGATGAGGAAATCCAGGCCTTTGTCAaggatgtgtgcatgtttggatTTCAGAACAGGGATAACTCTG GGTTCCCCAAATCTCTGAAGAATCGCAAGCAGCTGGTTGAGTATTTGACCATCATCATTTTCAACGCCTCTGCACAGCATGCAGCTGTCAACTTTGGCCAA TTTGATTGGAACTCCTGGATCCCCAACTGCCCGTCCACCATGCGGAAGCCCCCACCCACGAAGAAGGGCGTGGCGACGACCGCGTACATCATCGAGAGCCTGCCCGATCGCGGCCGGACCAGCTGGCACCTGGGGGCTTCTTGGGCCCTAAGTCGGTTCCAGGATAATGAG CTGTTTCTGGGCATGTACACAGACAAGCATTTCGTTGAGACGCCAGTGAAGGAGGCCATGGAGAAGTACCGGAAGAAGCTGACCGAGGTGGTCCATTTGATACAGGCCAGGAACAAGGGCAAGAATCTGCCCTACTGCCTCCTGAGCCCCGACCGCATCCCCAACAGCGTGGCTATGTAG
- the LOC118218047 gene encoding polyunsaturated fatty acid 5-lipoxygenase-like isoform X2: MHCKQVDRFDIEVAEDLGEIVLVKIEDRKNIVKNDWYCRYIKVKTPSGETLEFPCYRWVVNDQEVVLRDGRARLPQDDKTSLLKEHRRKELETRKKTYRWREWQPGLPMSIDAHTYKELPLDVQFDSKKTTDFTINYYNAIGNLGLNKFMEKFQSSWDDLDDFKEIFVTISSTPAEYVMQHWKEDFVFAYQFLNGCNPVMIRKCTKLPAKFPVTHEMVEFCLERHLTLEEEIEAGNIYIVDYEIMENITPNRTDPSTSQYLAAPICLLYKNTKNKIQPIAIQLGQNPGENSPIFLPNDEDCDWTLAKMWVRSSDFSVHQTITHLLRTHLISEVFGIAMFRQLPAVHPVYKLIIPHIRFTIAINTKGRVEVLGKNGIFDKANGVGDEGFVELVQKAMKTFTYQSMVFPETIKARGMEDLPDYFYRDDGNKVWEAIKSFVEDIVHIYYKSDNVVQKDEEIQAFVKDVCMFGFQNRDNSGFPKSLKNRKQLVEYLTIIIFNASAQHAAVNFGQFDWNSWIPNCPSTMRKPPPTKKGVATTAYIIESLPDRGRTSWHLGASWALSRFQDNELFLGMYTDKHFVETPVKEAMEKYRKKLTEVVHLIQARNKGKNLPYCLLSPDRIPNSVAM; the protein is encoded by the exons ATGCATTGCAAGCAG GTGGACAGGTTTGACATTGAAGTGGCTGAGGACCTTGGGGAAATCGTGCTGGTGAAGATTGAGGACAGAAAGAACATTGTGAAAAATGACTGGTACTGCAGGTACATCAAAGTGAAGACCCCAAGCGGAGAGACTTTGGAGTTCCCCTGTTACAGATGGGTGGTCAATGACCAGGAAGTGGTCCTCAGAGATGGTCGGG CACGTTTGCCGCAAGACGACAAAACCAGCCTTTTGAAAGAGCACAGACGCAAAGAGCTGGAAACCAGGAAGAAGACGTACAG atggagagagtggCAACCAGGTTTACCCATGAGCATAGATGCACATACCTACAAGGAGCTTCCATTGGACGTCCAGTTTGACAGTAAGAAAACAACGGACTTCACCATCAACTACTATAACGC GATTGGGAACCTTGGACTGAACAAATTCATGGAAAAGTTCCAGAGCTCCTGGGATGACTTAGATGATTTTAAGGAGATATTTGTGACGATCTCCAGCACACCCGCAG AGTACGTGATGCAGCACTGGAAGGAGGACTTCGTGTTCGCATACCAGTTTCTCAACGGCTGCAACCCTGTGATGATCCGAAAGTGCACCAAGCTGCCAGCCAAGTTCCCCGTCACCCATGAGATGGTGGAGTTCTGCTTGGAGCGACACCTCACTCTGGAAGAGGAAATCGAG GCAGGAAACATTTACATTGTTGACTATGAGATCATGGAAAATATCACACCCAACAGGACAGACCCATCCACATCTCAGTATTTGGCTGCCCCAATCTGCCTGCTGTACAAGAACACCAAGAACAAAATCCAGCCAATTGCTATTCAG CTGGGACAAAATCCTGGGGAGAACAGTCCAATTTTCCTCCCGAATGATGAGGATTGTGACTGGACCCTGGCGAAGATGTGGGTGCGATCGTCCGACTTCAGTGTCCACCAAACCATCACGCACCTCCTGCGCACTCACCTGATCTCTGAGGTCTTTGGGATAGCCATGTTCCGCCAGCTTCCAGCTGTCCATCCTGTGTACAAG CTGATCATACCCCATATCCGCTTCACCATTGCCATAAACACCAAAGGCAGGGTGGAGGTCCTTGGGAAAAACGGCATCTTTGACAAG GCCAATGGGGTTGGTGATGAAGGCTTTGTTGAGCTGGTGCAGAAGGCCATGAAGACATTCACATACCAATCGATGGTTTTCCCAGAAACCATAAAAGCCAGGGGAATGGAGGACCTTCCTGATTACTTCTACAGAGACGATGGAAATAAGGTCTGGGAGGCCATCAAAAG CTTTGTAGAAGACATCGTGCACATCTACTACAAGAGTGACAATGTGGTTCAAAAGGATGAGGAAATCCAGGCCTTTGTCAaggatgtgtgcatgtttggatTTCAGAACAGGGATAACTCTG GGTTCCCCAAATCTCTGAAGAATCGCAAGCAGCTGGTTGAGTATTTGACCATCATCATTTTCAACGCCTCTGCACAGCATGCAGCTGTCAACTTTGGCCAA TTTGATTGGAACTCCTGGATCCCCAACTGCCCGTCCACCATGCGGAAGCCCCCACCCACGAAGAAGGGCGTGGCGACGACCGCGTACATCATCGAGAGCCTGCCCGATCGCGGCCGGACCAGCTGGCACCTGGGGGCTTCTTGGGCCCTAAGTCGGTTCCAGGATAATGAG CTGTTTCTGGGCATGTACACAGACAAGCATTTCGTTGAGACGCCAGTGAAGGAGGCCATGGAGAAGTACCGGAAGAAGCTGACCGAGGTGGTCCATTTGATACAGGCCAGGAACAAGGGCAAGAATCTGCCCTACTGCCTCCTGAGCCCCGACCGCATCCCCAACAGCGTGGCTATGTAG
- the LOC118218047 gene encoding polyunsaturated fatty acid 5-lipoxygenase-like isoform X3 — MSIDAHTYKELPLDVQFDSKKTTDFTINYYNAIGNLGLNKFMEKFQSSWDDLDDFKEIFVTISSTPAEYVMQHWKEDFVFAYQFLNGCNPVMIRKCTKLPAKFPVTHEMVEFCLERHLTLEEEIEAGNIYIVDYEIMENITPNRTDPSTSQYLAAPICLLYKNTKNKIQPIAIQLGQNPGENSPIFLPNDEDCDWTLAKMWVRSSDFSVHQTITHLLRTHLISEVFGIAMFRQLPAVHPVYKLIIPHIRFTIAINTKGRVEVLGKNGIFDKANGVGDEGFVELVQKAMKTFTYQSMVFPETIKARGMEDLPDYFYRDDGNKVWEAIKSFVEDIVHIYYKSDNVVQKDEEIQAFVKDVCMFGFQNRDNSGFPKSLKNRKQLVEYLTIIIFNASAQHAAVNFGQFDWNSWIPNCPSTMRKPPPTKKGVATTAYIIESLPDRGRTSWHLGASWALSRFQDNELFLGMYTDKHFVETPVKEAMEKYRKKLTEVVHLIQARNKGKNLPYCLLSPDRIPNSVAM; from the exons ATGAGCATAGATGCACATACCTACAAGGAGCTTCCATTGGACGTCCAGTTTGACAGTAAGAAAACAACGGACTTCACCATCAACTACTATAACGC GATTGGGAACCTTGGACTGAACAAATTCATGGAAAAGTTCCAGAGCTCCTGGGATGACTTAGATGATTTTAAGGAGATATTTGTGACGATCTCCAGCACACCCGCAG AGTACGTGATGCAGCACTGGAAGGAGGACTTCGTGTTCGCATACCAGTTTCTCAACGGCTGCAACCCTGTGATGATCCGAAAGTGCACCAAGCTGCCAGCCAAGTTCCCCGTCACCCATGAGATGGTGGAGTTCTGCTTGGAGCGACACCTCACTCTGGAAGAGGAAATCGAG GCAGGAAACATTTACATTGTTGACTATGAGATCATGGAAAATATCACACCCAACAGGACAGACCCATCCACATCTCAGTATTTGGCTGCCCCAATCTGCCTGCTGTACAAGAACACCAAGAACAAAATCCAGCCAATTGCTATTCAG CTGGGACAAAATCCTGGGGAGAACAGTCCAATTTTCCTCCCGAATGATGAGGATTGTGACTGGACCCTGGCGAAGATGTGGGTGCGATCGTCCGACTTCAGTGTCCACCAAACCATCACGCACCTCCTGCGCACTCACCTGATCTCTGAGGTCTTTGGGATAGCCATGTTCCGCCAGCTTCCAGCTGTCCATCCTGTGTACAAG CTGATCATACCCCATATCCGCTTCACCATTGCCATAAACACCAAAGGCAGGGTGGAGGTCCTTGGGAAAAACGGCATCTTTGACAAG GCCAATGGGGTTGGTGATGAAGGCTTTGTTGAGCTGGTGCAGAAGGCCATGAAGACATTCACATACCAATCGATGGTTTTCCCAGAAACCATAAAAGCCAGGGGAATGGAGGACCTTCCTGATTACTTCTACAGAGACGATGGAAATAAGGTCTGGGAGGCCATCAAAAG CTTTGTAGAAGACATCGTGCACATCTACTACAAGAGTGACAATGTGGTTCAAAAGGATGAGGAAATCCAGGCCTTTGTCAaggatgtgtgcatgtttggatTTCAGAACAGGGATAACTCTG GGTTCCCCAAATCTCTGAAGAATCGCAAGCAGCTGGTTGAGTATTTGACCATCATCATTTTCAACGCCTCTGCACAGCATGCAGCTGTCAACTTTGGCCAA TTTGATTGGAACTCCTGGATCCCCAACTGCCCGTCCACCATGCGGAAGCCCCCACCCACGAAGAAGGGCGTGGCGACGACCGCGTACATCATCGAGAGCCTGCCCGATCGCGGCCGGACCAGCTGGCACCTGGGGGCTTCTTGGGCCCTAAGTCGGTTCCAGGATAATGAG CTGTTTCTGGGCATGTACACAGACAAGCATTTCGTTGAGACGCCAGTGAAGGAGGCCATGGAGAAGTACCGGAAGAAGCTGACCGAGGTGGTCCATTTGATACAGGCCAGGAACAAGGGCAAGAATCTGCCCTACTGCCTCCTGAGCCCCGACCGCATCCCCAACAGCGTGGCTATGTAG